The Musa acuminata AAA Group cultivar baxijiao chromosome BXJ2-2, Cavendish_Baxijiao_AAA, whole genome shotgun sequence genome has a segment encoding these proteins:
- the LOC103974779 gene encoding exocyst complex component EXO70I-like, with protein sequence MEDATNAIHDDGVSADTMIDKLHASRSGLDSVLRSSSELDVAISGFDGRLSVRLAAISAIYDAVAPLHSQAVAAQALRTRIDRAVSPALALLRGFSLVRSLQRRLLRLSPPAADPRRIVAYVDCVDSLHDAVAGVAAECEPAVQRLQEAVEFLSRTKATDRLRLHRLSEALAALQALYEDEVDAMRYEGLLDEALLLLQHECESLLLQLKHHAFGESDGLDLIPEATDGSDLPHLGSSLQIEALRRIAQTLAANDCLDIAIDIFVTVRYRRAAQALMRLKPEYLRTSAPEDMDAMEWEDVEAAITLWIRHLELAVRMLFAAEKRLCHDVLGGLMGGAVWPECLAKIADRIMAVFFCFGEGVARSSKQPQKLFKLLDMFDALDRMWPNLAAVFDGEAGGQVRARFRELQKLVVHAAATAFWEFGLRIEGLQDGAPPPADGSVPKVVRYAVHYLKCLATAAYAGPMGRVLRTERTWRPELPSRPPEADGDDEGLLGDAVRGILEALQRNVEAQRSRYGKKDRVLPHVMATNAYWYMYMRTRGTEVAKLVGEDTMKARYKTAAEQAAFAYQEAAWGPLVRLLERNEAAGTARATTEEFMRGFDDNLRKHKSLYCIRDADLREQIGEAVAKAVVPAYTAFLHANAGATDGRAFPPPDSIRELILQLFDAGGEERRREAEGERSSKGERVSHRRRAEGPWSSEAPSRRKSQQNK encoded by the exons ATGGAGGACGCCACGAACGCGATCCACGACGACGGCGTCAGCGCCGACACCATGATCGACAAGCTCCACGCCTCGCGCTCTGGCCTCGACTCGGTCCTCCGCTCCTCCTCCGAGCTTGACGTGGCCATCTCCGGCTTCGACGGTCGCCTCTCAGTCCGACTCGCCGCCATCTCCGCCATCTATGACGCGGTGGCGCCACTTCACTCCCAAGCCGTCGCAGCCCAGGCCCTCCGCACCCGCATCGATCGCGCCGTCTCCCCCGCCCTCGCCCTTCTCCGCGGCTTCTCTCTCGTCCGGTCCCTCCAGCGCCGGCTCCTCCGGCTCTCCCCTCCCGCGGCCGACCCCCGCCGCATCGTCGCCTACGTCGATTGCGTCGACAGCCTCCACGACGCGGTCGCAGGCGTCGCCGCTGAGTGCGAGCCAGCGGTGCAGCGCCTTCAGGAGGCGGTCGAGTTCCTGAGCCGGACCAAGGCCACGGACCGCCTCCGCCTCCACCGCCTCAGCGAGGCCCTCGCCGCCCTCCAGGCCCTCTACGAGGACGAGGTCGACGCCATGCGGTACGAAGGCCTCTTGGACGAAGCCCTTCTCCTGCTGCAGCACGAGTGCGAGTCTCTCCTTCTCCAACTCAAGCATCACGCCTTTGGCGAATCTGATGGCCTTGATCTGATCCCGGAAGCGACCGACGGCTCTGATCTCCCCCATCTCGGCTCGTCTCTCCAGATTGAGGCCCTCCGGCGGATCGCCCAAACGCTCGCCGCCAACGATTGCCTCGACATCGCGATCGATATCTTCGTTACG GTGAGGTACCGAAGGGCGGCGCAGGCGCTGATGAGGTTGAAACCAGAGTACCTGAGGACGTCCGCGCCGGAGGACATGGACGCGATGGAGTGGGAGGATGTGGAAGCGGCGATCACGCTCTGGATCCGGCACCTCGAGTTGGCGGTGCGGATGCTGTTCGCCGCGGAGAAGCGGCTCTGCCACGACGTGCTAGGCGGATTGATGGGCGGCGCCGTGTGGCCTGAATGCCTCGCAAAGATCGCCGACCGGATTATGGCCGTCTTCTTCTGCTTCGGTGAGGGCGTCGCCCGGAGCTCGAAGCAGCCGCAGAAGCTGTTCAAGCTCCTCGACATGTTCGACGCGTTGGACAGGATGTGGCCCAATCTGGCGGCCGTCTTCGACGGCGAGGCGGGCGGCCAAGTCCGAGCGCGGTTCCGCGAGCTCCAGAAACTCGTCGTCCACGCGGCGGCGACGGCATTCTGGGAATTTGGCCTCCGGATTGAGGGACTGCAGGACGGCGCACCGCCGCCGGCGGATGGGTCGGTGCCGAAGGTCGTCCGATACGCCGTCCATTACCTCAAATGTCTCGCGACGGCCGCGTACGCCGGACCGATGGGTCGAGTGCTACGAACAGAGCGCACCTGGAGACCGGAGCTGCCTTCGCGACCTCCTGAGGCGGACGGCGACGATGAGGGGCTCCTCGGTGACGCAGTGCGCGGTATTCTGGAGGCGTTGCAGCGGAACGTAGAGGCGCAGCGGTCGAGGTACGGGAAGAAGGACCGAGTACTGCCCCACGTGATGGCCACCAACGCGTACTGGTACATGTACATGAGGACGAGGGGGACGGAGGTGGCGAAGCTGGTGGGGGAGGACACGATGAAAGCGAGGTACAAGACCGCGGCGGAGCAGGCGGCGTTCGCGTACCAGGAGGCAGCATGGGGGCCTCTGGTGAGGCTGCTGGAGAGGAACGAGGCGGCGGGGACGGCGAGAGCGACGACGGAGGAATTCATGAGGGGATTCGACGACAACCTGAGGAAGCACAAGAGCCTCTACTGCATTCGGGACGCCGACCTGAGGGAGCAGATAGGGGAGGCGGTGGCGAAGGCGGTGGTGCCGGCGTACACGGCATTCCTTCACGCCAACGCCGGGGCGACGGACGGGAGGGCGTTCCCACCACCTGACTCGATCAGGGAACTGATACTGCAGCTGTTCGATGCCGGAGGGGAGGAAAGGAGGAGGGAGGCGGAGGGGGAGAGGAGCTCCAAGGGAGAGCGAGTGAGCCATCGGAGGCGGGCAGAGGGACCGTGGAGTTCGGAGGCTCCTTCGCGTCGCAAGTCGCAACAGAACAAGTGA